From the Papaver somniferum cultivar HN1 chromosome 2, ASM357369v1, whole genome shotgun sequence genome, the window GCAGGAAGAAGGCGAAAACAAATAAGTGCAAATACACAAGGGACAACAATCTATAAAAATGACAAGAAAACACAAATGATTGTTCAAAACCAGAAATACAATCTCTTTAATGAAATTTAAGGTGATCCATATATTAAGGGCCTGATAATAGTGGCAGAATCCAGGAGAAGAAGAATCATGACACTACTATGACCAAATTGTAAGAGTTAGATTACCTCAAATCTCGAATCAGCAGCAACAAGATCTTCAAAATGTTTGGCCAGTTTAATATGATTTCTTATGTAACATTGTAGGTTCTCCAAACCATATAATCGCAACACCATCCATAGTTTCGGTGACCTATAAGATAGCTCCACATTATGTGATCACTGTATTTCTGGCTTTTAAACTGTACGCTATTATGATATAATCTCAAATTAAATTGCAAACAACATATATAAGATTACTACTTAAATGAGCAATGACATGATGCGCGGGTTAAATTGGCATGAAATTGTCAAAGAAAGAATTTTAACCGAAATCGCCGTCCAAGAGGAATTTGCCAGTCTTTAAAATCCAATACCATGTTTTCTTCTGAAGCCTACAGAGTAATATCAGCAACTTCTTAAGATTATACCATTCTTGGGAAGTGCAAACATCAATATTATGAGGGTTTATAGTAGATAAAAAAACTTACCTTATTCTTCAAATACTCTGGTTTTGTAGAAAGGGGTGGAATCAAAGCACTGCGGTCCTATTAATCATGCCACGGCTTAAGATGCCACCACTGTATCACGAATCTATAACTGTACATACATTTGAAAAAAACATATATGACAAGGCATACCTTGACCCAAAGAGGTGAACAATCAAAATTTGTAAGAAACCATTTGTGTGTATTCATGTTAAATGAGTCCGCTTCCTCCACACCATCCAAATATTGGCGGTATTCTGGACATATACAAGCGCTTCCAGCATATGCAGCATCAACGTGGAACCACAGCTCATTATCCTATCGAGAATATATTAAAAAGCACATACTTAAAAATATTAGCGAAATCCCAAAAGTTGATagaagatttagaatcaagaaggtGCATCCACTTGCAGTCttgattatattttttttgaGCATATCACTGCTTGGTTTTCTGAGAACAATACATTATGTTAAAAATGTTACCTTGGCTATTTTCCCCAAAGAAGACAAGGGATCCACTGCTGTTGAGGAAGTTGTACCAACCTGACAATTGACACATTCCAGTTTTTCATCAATGAGTAAGAAACAAAACACTAATACACCGTACGTAGTACTATAACATCCTTAACCACAGGACAATCTTGCCAAGACTCTTAAGGTTTTATTCCTCTTACTGTGCTAGATAGGAAAAAGGGTATTAGACCAGCTGCAATGTCTTTGGAGATTTCTTCACGAAGTACGTCAGGGGATAGTGCATAATTAGTAGAAGAATTTGTTTTCACCAGTCTACAATTCTCTGGATGAACCCCAGCAATCTATGTCACCATGAAAGAAACATCTCAGAACAGTTACCTCCCTCTTTTTTAGGAGTTTGCAACCTAACACAAATTGCGAAGAAGAAAGTAATACAGTAGTTTAGTCTAAATACAGGACTGCCCTCCATTGACACCATTCCAAACCGTATATTATCCTTTTTTTATCAAAATCCTGTTTATACAAATGCTAAGGTagcataaaagaaagataacttcATGTAACTAGCTGTAGCCTTCATATGTTACTAAAACTAGATTCacaaagaaaaagttaaaaaAGGTACATACAAATATAAAAGTACACTCAAAAATACTCTCAATATATCTGGCACGCCTTTTGCATGGATGCATGTGCTTGATCGGATGCATATgcaacaagttgaggaagagaggTTTTTCCAACCTTCTTCAACACCTTGTCACGTGCAGCAAGTAATGCTACTAGAATTGCTTCACTTGCTGTACCCTGAATCACCCCATCACCTTTCCCTGCGACGTGATTGTAAGAAGGATAACCAAATGTGGTTTATAGTTGCTAATGAGAGAAAACGTACAACACTGGTGATATATTCAAACTGAAACTTATATTTGTTGAATTCATTGGAGACTCTAAAGTAGTGACTTATGATTTTAAAAGAACCATATAATGATATTTTTACTTGCATATGGCCTTAGGACACCAAATGTAACAGTAAAGTGAGTTCTCATAATAGCACTTATGTCATGAACTTAAACGCGGTATCCTTTGGGCTATGCGGCATATGAGTTTTATCATAATGAAATCCCTATTGGGAGTTCTTACCTGAAGAAAGTAAATGTTCAGGTAATTGCAGCATTTTCGCAAGCCAATCCAGTACAATGACTTCGAGTTCTGTTGCAGCAGGAGAAGTAACCCAGCTGAACCCAATAATGTTAAAACCAGCACTAAGCATTTCTCCTAAGAACCCAGCAGTGCTAGAATCAGAAGGAAAATATGCAAAATAACCGGGGCTTTGCCAATGTGT encodes:
- the LOC113349848 gene encoding tyrosine decarboxylase 1-like isoform X1; its protein translation is MVDFIADYCKNLETFPFLSQVEPGYLGKLLPDSAPNHPESLENVLADVQSKIIPGVTHWQSPGYFAYFPSDSSTAGFLGEMLSAGFNIIGFSWVTSPAATELEVIVLDWLAKMLQLPEHLLSSGKGDGVIQGTASEAILVALLAARDKVLKKVGKTSLPQLVAYASDQAHASMQKACQIAGVHPENCRLVKTNSSTNYALSPDVLREEISKDIAAGLIPFFLSSTVGTTSSTAVDPLSSLGKIAKDNELWFHVDAAYAGSACICPEYRQYLDGVEEADSFNMNTHKWFLTNFDCSPLWVKDRSALIPPLSTKPEYLKNKASEENMVLDFKDWQIPLGRRFRSPKLWMVLRLYGLENLQCYIRNHIKLAKHFEDLVAADSRFEDCGKKLNQDLLNSVNSTGKIFISHTVLSGKYILRFVVGAPLTEENHIISAWKIFQDQTTLLKSN
- the LOC113349848 gene encoding tryptophan decarboxylase 2-like isoform X2, with amino-acid sequence MLSAGFNIIGFSWVTSPAATELEVIVLDWLAKMLQLPEHLLSSGKGDGVIQGTASEAILVALLAARDKVLKKVGKTSLPQLVAYASDQAHASMQKACQIAGVHPENCRLVKTNSSTNYALSPDVLREEISKDIAAGLIPFFLSSTVGTTSSTAVDPLSSLGKIAKDNELWFHVDAAYAGSACICPEYRQYLDGVEEADSFNMNTHKWFLTNFDCSPLWVKDRSALIPPLSTKPEYLKNKASEENMVLDFKDWQIPLGRRFRSPKLWMVLRLYGLENLQCYIRNHIKLAKHFEDLVAADSRFEDCGKKLNQDLLNSVNSTGKIFISHTVLSGKYILRFVVGAPLTEENHIISAWKIFQDQTTLLKSN